In the Populus trichocarpa isolate Nisqually-1 chromosome 1, P.trichocarpa_v4.1, whole genome shotgun sequence genome, one interval contains:
- the LOC7483251 gene encoding glucan endo-1,3-beta-glucosidase 4 has product MVLGNLLLFIVGIFSYASGAFVGINLGTDVSNMPSAPDVVSILKANQITHLRLYDADAHMLKALADSGIEVMVGVTNEEVLGIGESPSKAAAWINQNVAAYLPSTSITAIAVGSEVLTSIPNLVTVLVPAMNYLHKALVASNLNFQVKISTPQAMDIIPRPFPPSTATFNSSWSATVYQILQFLKNTDSFYMLNAYPYFGYTSGNGIFPLDYALFRSLPSVKQIVDPNTLSHYDSMFDALVDATYYSIEALNMSGISIVVTETGWPWLGGANEPDATAENAETFNSNLIRRVLNDSGPPSQPKVPINTYIYELFNEDKRPGPVSEKNWGLFFTNGSAVYTFSLSTSNQITGNNSDFCVAKPNADPGKLQAGLDWACGQGGANCDAIQEGKPCYLPNTYQNHASYAYNDYYQKKRSVGATCDFDGTAATTTVDPSYGSCKFTGSSTITPNSNGGFTTTVAPGPVTPQGGSATVNLPVSKIQFLISAVFLALVLL; this is encoded by the exons ATGGTGCTTGGAAATcttcttttgtttattgttgGCATTTTCAGCTATGCATCAG GCGCATTTGTAGGAATAAATCTTGGAACTGATGTTTCAAACATGCCATCGGCTCCAGATGTGGTTTCAATTCTTAAAGCCAATCAGATTACTCATCTGCGCCTCTATGATGCTGATGCCCACATGTTGAAAGCCCTTGCAGACAGTGGGATTGAAGTAATGGTTGGTGTTACAAATGAGGAGGTCTTAGGAATTGGAGAATCTCCATCAAAAGCAGCAGCATGGATCAATCAAAATGTTGCAGCTTACTTGCCTTCAACCAGCATTACAGCCATTGCGGTTGGCAGTGAGGTTCTTACCTCAATCCCTAATCTTGTCACTGTTTTGGTTCCTGCCATGAACTACCTCCACAAAGCCCTTGTTGCTTCAAATctaaattttcaggtcaaaaTTTCAACCCCTCAAGCCATGGACATTATCCCAAGGCCTTTCCCCCCCTCAACTGCCACCTTTAATTCCTCATGGAGCGCTACAGTTTATCagattcttcagttcttgaaaaaCACAGACTCGTTCTACATGTTAAACGCATATCCATATTTTGGATACACATCTGGAAATGGCATTTTCCCTCTTGATTATGCTCTCTTCCGATCACTTCCCTCGGTCAAACAGATTGTTGACCCCAACACTCTTTCTCACTATGACAGCATGTTTGATGCTTTGGTTGATGCAACCTATTATTCTATAGAAGCTCTGAATATGTCTGGGATCTCAATTGTAGTTACAGAAACTGGCTGGCCTTGGCTTGGTGGAGCCAATGAACCTGATGCCACTGCAGAAAATGCTGAGACCTTCAATAGTAATTTGATTCGGAGAGTTCTAAATGATTCAGGGCCACCTAGTCAGCCAAAAGTTCCCATCAACACATACATTTATGAGTTGTTCAATGAAGACAAGAGGCCTGGGCCCGTGTCTGAGAAAAACTGGGGCTTATTTTTTACCAATGGCAGTGCTGTTTATACTTTTAGTTTGAGCACTTCGAATCAAATTACTGGAAATAATTCTGATTTCTGTGTTGCGAAACCAAATGCGGATCCTGGTAAGTTGCAAGCAGGGCTGGACTGGGCATGTGGGCAAGGAGGGGCTAACTGCGATGCTATCCAAGAAGGGAAACCATGCTATCTTCCTAATACTTACCAGAACCATGCATCTTATGCTTACAATGACTATTATCAAAAAAAGCGTTCTGTTGGTGCAACATGCGACTTTGATGGTACTGCTGCAACGACTACGGTTGATCCCA GTTATGGATCCTGTAAATTTACCGGGAG TTCAACTATCACGCCGAACTCAAATGGAGGATTTACAACAACTGTGGCACCTGGACCCGTGACTCCTCAAGGAGGGAGTGCGACTGTGAACCTGCCAGTTTCAAAAATTCAGTTTCTAATATCAGCAGTGTTTCTTGCTCTAGTCTTGCTTTGA
- the LOC7483252 gene encoding probable CoA ligase CCL12 isoform X1 encodes MERKGIDELEVNDIIKAGLCIDNAKEFHKILKETIGAAKGSDPRELWQKLVAKRVLKPCYPHGLHQLVYYSVYAHWDSTNNGPPLYWFPSLDQSKHTNLGRIMEVHGPRLLGTSYKDPISSFNLFQKFTAQHPEAYWSILLKELPVVFREPPRCILDITDKSKRGGTWLPGSVLNIAECCLQPSRHPRKDDDSLAVIWRDEGCDSKLHCMTLKELRERVMLVANAVDATFSKGDVIAIDMPMTVHAIIIYFAIILAGCVVVSIADSFAAKEIATRLHVSNAKGIFTQDFILRGGRKFPLYSRVVEAAPHKAIVLPVSGEDVCIKLREQDQSWGDFLASVINLPRPNHYSPVYNPIDFPTNILFSSGTTGEPKAIPWTQLSPIRAANDGWAYVDLQVGDVFCYPTNLGWVAGPIVLYEAFLSGATFALYHGSPLGGGFGKFVQDAGVTILGTIPTMVKAWKSTNCMKGLNWTKIRSFVTAGEASDVDNVLWLSSRAYYKPIIEVCGGTELASSYLQGTLLQPQAFGALSTASMATGVVILNDNGVPYPDDQPCVGEVGLFPLIMGASDRLLNADHDKIYFKGMPMYKGMQLRRHGDIIKRTAGGYFIVQGRADDTMNLGGIKTSSVEIEHACNNVDQSIVESIAISAAPEDGGPELLVMFAVLKEGYSSKPEDLQKKFTRAIQTNLNPLFKVNHVRIVPEIPRTSSNKLLRRVLRDQMKKELSVRSKI; translated from the exons ATGGAGAGGAAAGGCATAGATGAACTGGAAGTGAATGATATAATCAAGGCAGGTCTATGCATAGACAATGCCAAAGAATTTCACAAAATCCTCAAAGAAACAATTGGTGCTGCTAAAGGGTCAGACCCTAGAGAGTTGTGGCAAAAGCTGGTGGCTAAAAGAGTGCTAAAGCCATGTTATCCACATGGGCTGCACCAACTGGTTTACTACTCTGTCTATGCTCACTGGGATTCCACCAACAATGGACCTCCTCTTTACTGGTTCCCTTCTCT GGATCagtcaaaacatacaaacttgGGAAGGATAATGGAAGTTCATGGTCCAAGGCTTTTAGGGACTTCATACAAGGACCCTATTTCAAGTTTTAATCTCTTTCAGAAATTCACTGCTCAACATCCCGAG GCTTATTGGTCAATACTTCTGAAAGAACTTCCTGTTGTATTTCGTGAACCTCCAAGGTGCATTCTAGACATCACTGACAAATCGAAACGAGGGGGAACTTGGCTTCCAGGTTCAGTTTTGAATATTGCTGAATGCTGTTTACAGCCCAGTAGACATCCTCGAAAAGATGATGATAGTTTGGCAGTCATATGGAGAGATGAAGGTTGTGATTCCAAACTTCATTGTATGACATTAAAAGAACTTCGAGAACGAGTAAT GTTAGTGGCAAATGCAGTGGATGCAACATTTTCGAAGGGGGATGTAATTGCGATTGACATGCCAATGACAGTCCATGcgattataatatattttgcgATTATTCTAGCAGGATGCGTTGTTGTATCCATTGCTGATAGCTTTGCAGCAAAGGAAATTGCTACTCGTTTGCATGTGTCTAACGCAAAGGGTATCTTTACTCAG GATTTTATACTGAGAGGGGGGAGAAAGTTCCCCTTATACAG TCGAGTCGTAGAAGCTGCTCCACATAAAGCTATTGTGCTCCCTGTGAGTGGGGAAGATGTATGCATTAAATTAAGAGAACAGGATCAATCTTGGGGAGATTTTCTTGCCAGTGTCATAAACCTTCCAAG GCCAAATCATTACTCTCCAGTTTATAATCCAATAGACTTTCCGACTAACATACTCTTTTCATCTGGAACCACAG GAGAACCAAAAGCTATACCATGGACACAGCTTTCGCCAATTCGAGCAGCTAACGACGGATGGGCTTATGTTGATCTTCAAGTTGGAGATGTTTTCTGCTATCCTACAAATCTAGGATGGGTAGCAGGACCAATTGTGCTTTATGAAGCCTTTCTAAGCGGTGCAACTTTTGCTCTCTATCATGGATCTCCTCTTGGCGGTGGTTTCGGAAAATTTGTTCAG GATGCCGGTGTGACTATTCTGGGCACGATCCCAACTATGGTAAAAGCTTGGAAGAGTACAAATTGCATGAAAGGCTTAAATTGGACAAAGATAAG ATCCTTTGTTACTGCTGGAGAAGCCTCTGATGTTGATAATGTCCTCTGGCTTTCTTCAAGAGCTTATTACAAGCCCATTATTGAAGTTTGTGGAGGCACGGAGCTTGCATCAAGCTACCTCCAAGGAACTTTATTGCAGCCACAAGCCTTTGGAGCGTTAAGCACTGCCTCAATGGCTACAGGCGTTGTCATCCTTAACGACAACGGAGTTCCTTAT CCAGATGATCAACCATGTGTTGGTGAAGTAGGCTTGTTTCCTTTAATCATGGGAGCATCAGATAGATTGCTTAATGCTGATCATGACAAAATTTACTTCAAGGGAATGCCAATGTATAAAGGAATG CAACTCAGGAGACATGGAGATATCATTAAGAGAACTGCTGGAGGCTATTTCATTGTGCAAGGCAGGGCTGATGACACCATGAATCTTGGTGGCATTAAG ACAAGTTCTGTCGAAATCGAACATGCGTGTAACAATGTTGATCAAAGCATAGTGGAAAGTATTGCAATAAGTGCAGCACCAGAAGATGGAGGTCCAGAACTCCTTGTAATGTTTGCTGTACTAAAGGAAGGATATAGTTCAAAACCAGAAGATTTGCAGAAGAAATTCACCAGAGCCATACAGACCAACCTCAATCCTTTGTTCAAG GTAAACCATGTGAGGATTGTTCCCGAGATTCCTAGAACTAGTTCCAACAAGTTATTAAGGAGAGTTTTAAGGGACCAAATGAAGAAAGAGCTGTCCGTTCGAAGTAAAATATAA
- the LOC7483252 gene encoding probable CoA ligase CCL12 isoform X2 codes for MLSTWAAPTGLLLCLCSLGFHQQWTSSLLVPFSSKHTNLGRIMEVHGPRLLGTSYKDPISSFNLFQKFTAQHPEAYWSILLKELPVVFREPPRCILDITDKSKRGGTWLPGSVLNIAECCLQPSRHPRKDDDSLAVIWRDEGCDSKLHCMTLKELRERVMLVANAVDATFSKGDVIAIDMPMTVHAIIIYFAIILAGCVVVSIADSFAAKEIATRLHVSNAKGIFTQDFILRGGRKFPLYSRVVEAAPHKAIVLPVSGEDVCIKLREQDQSWGDFLASVINLPRPNHYSPVYNPIDFPTNILFSSGTTGEPKAIPWTQLSPIRAANDGWAYVDLQVGDVFCYPTNLGWVAGPIVLYEAFLSGATFALYHGSPLGGGFGKFVQDAGVTILGTIPTMVKAWKSTNCMKGLNWTKIRSFVTAGEASDVDNVLWLSSRAYYKPIIEVCGGTELASSYLQGTLLQPQAFGALSTASMATGVVILNDNGVPYPDDQPCVGEVGLFPLIMGASDRLLNADHDKIYFKGMPMYKGMQLRRHGDIIKRTAGGYFIVQGRADDTMNLGGIKTSSVEIEHACNNVDQSIVESIAISAAPEDGGPELLVMFAVLKEGYSSKPEDLQKKFTRAIQTNLNPLFKVNHVRIVPEIPRTSSNKLLRRVLRDQMKKELSVRSKI; via the exons ATGTTATCCACATGGGCTGCACCAACTGGTTTACTACTCTGTCTATGCTCACTGGGATTCCACCAACAATGGACCTCCTCTTTACTGGTTCCCTTCTCT tcaaaacatacaaacttgGGAAGGATAATGGAAGTTCATGGTCCAAGGCTTTTAGGGACTTCATACAAGGACCCTATTTCAAGTTTTAATCTCTTTCAGAAATTCACTGCTCAACATCCCGAG GCTTATTGGTCAATACTTCTGAAAGAACTTCCTGTTGTATTTCGTGAACCTCCAAGGTGCATTCTAGACATCACTGACAAATCGAAACGAGGGGGAACTTGGCTTCCAGGTTCAGTTTTGAATATTGCTGAATGCTGTTTACAGCCCAGTAGACATCCTCGAAAAGATGATGATAGTTTGGCAGTCATATGGAGAGATGAAGGTTGTGATTCCAAACTTCATTGTATGACATTAAAAGAACTTCGAGAACGAGTAAT GTTAGTGGCAAATGCAGTGGATGCAACATTTTCGAAGGGGGATGTAATTGCGATTGACATGCCAATGACAGTCCATGcgattataatatattttgcgATTATTCTAGCAGGATGCGTTGTTGTATCCATTGCTGATAGCTTTGCAGCAAAGGAAATTGCTACTCGTTTGCATGTGTCTAACGCAAAGGGTATCTTTACTCAG GATTTTATACTGAGAGGGGGGAGAAAGTTCCCCTTATACAG TCGAGTCGTAGAAGCTGCTCCACATAAAGCTATTGTGCTCCCTGTGAGTGGGGAAGATGTATGCATTAAATTAAGAGAACAGGATCAATCTTGGGGAGATTTTCTTGCCAGTGTCATAAACCTTCCAAG GCCAAATCATTACTCTCCAGTTTATAATCCAATAGACTTTCCGACTAACATACTCTTTTCATCTGGAACCACAG GAGAACCAAAAGCTATACCATGGACACAGCTTTCGCCAATTCGAGCAGCTAACGACGGATGGGCTTATGTTGATCTTCAAGTTGGAGATGTTTTCTGCTATCCTACAAATCTAGGATGGGTAGCAGGACCAATTGTGCTTTATGAAGCCTTTCTAAGCGGTGCAACTTTTGCTCTCTATCATGGATCTCCTCTTGGCGGTGGTTTCGGAAAATTTGTTCAG GATGCCGGTGTGACTATTCTGGGCACGATCCCAACTATGGTAAAAGCTTGGAAGAGTACAAATTGCATGAAAGGCTTAAATTGGACAAAGATAAG ATCCTTTGTTACTGCTGGAGAAGCCTCTGATGTTGATAATGTCCTCTGGCTTTCTTCAAGAGCTTATTACAAGCCCATTATTGAAGTTTGTGGAGGCACGGAGCTTGCATCAAGCTACCTCCAAGGAACTTTATTGCAGCCACAAGCCTTTGGAGCGTTAAGCACTGCCTCAATGGCTACAGGCGTTGTCATCCTTAACGACAACGGAGTTCCTTAT CCAGATGATCAACCATGTGTTGGTGAAGTAGGCTTGTTTCCTTTAATCATGGGAGCATCAGATAGATTGCTTAATGCTGATCATGACAAAATTTACTTCAAGGGAATGCCAATGTATAAAGGAATG CAACTCAGGAGACATGGAGATATCATTAAGAGAACTGCTGGAGGCTATTTCATTGTGCAAGGCAGGGCTGATGACACCATGAATCTTGGTGGCATTAAG ACAAGTTCTGTCGAAATCGAACATGCGTGTAACAATGTTGATCAAAGCATAGTGGAAAGTATTGCAATAAGTGCAGCACCAGAAGATGGAGGTCCAGAACTCCTTGTAATGTTTGCTGTACTAAAGGAAGGATATAGTTCAAAACCAGAAGATTTGCAGAAGAAATTCACCAGAGCCATACAGACCAACCTCAATCCTTTGTTCAAG GTAAACCATGTGAGGATTGTTCCCGAGATTCCTAGAACTAGTTCCAACAAGTTATTAAGGAGAGTTTTAAGGGACCAAATGAAGAAAGAGCTGTCCGTTCGAAGTAAAATATAA
- the LOC7483253 gene encoding probable CoA ligase CCL12 isoform X1 encodes MMETKKSITEVGVDDIIKAGLSVEEEAKEFYRILKETIGEAKGLDPREVWRKVVDNRVLKPWHPHGVHQLVYYSVYSHWDSSTKGPPLYWFPSLHESRRANLGRVMEIHGPKLLGTEYKDPIKSFSLFQKFSVEHPEAYWSIVLKELSVVFHEPPKCILDTTDKSKPGGTWLPGSVLNIAECCLQPASHPSKKEDDVAIVWRDEMDESVLHHLKLKEFREQVMLVANALDTTFTKGDAIAIDMPMTVNAVIIYLAIVLAGFVVVSIADSFAAKEIATRLRVSNAKGIFTQDFILRGGRKFPLYSRVVEANSCKAIVIPVIGNDVGLQLRNQDQTWIDFLSSVNHLPRPNYYSPVYQPVDSLTNILFSSGTTGREMFDMLIFLPVFPLPYYQLIIELIYWSKSGDPKAIGWTHLSPIRCSHDGWAHVDIQEGDVYCWPTNLGWVMGPILLYSTFLCGATLALFHGSPLSRGFGKFVQDAGVTVLGTVPSIVKAWKSTNCMEGLDWTKLKSFCSTGEASNVDDDLWLSSRAYYKPIIECCGGTELASSYIQGCPLQPQAFGAFSTASMTTGFVILDENGVSYPDDMPCVGEVGLSPLLMGASDRLLNADHDKVYFKGMPMYKGMQLRRHGDIIKRTVGGYFVVQGRADDTMNLGGIKTSSVEIERVCDRAEESIMETAAISVAPVDGGPELLVIFVVLKKGFDGEPDKLKMKFSKAIQNNLNPLFKVSFVKIVPEFPRTASNKLLRRVLRDQMKDELSVRSKI; translated from the exons atgATGGAGACGAAGAAGAGCATAACTGAAGTGGGAGTTGATGATATAATCAAGGCAGGTTTGTCTGTGGAAGAGGAGGCTAAAGAATTCTACAGAATCCTCAAAGAAACAATTGGTGAAGCAAAAGGGTTAGACCCAAGAGAGGTTTGGAGGAAAGTGGTGGATAATAGAGTGCTAAAACCATGGCATCCTCATGGAGTGCATCAACTTGTTTATTACTCTGTCTACTCTCATTGGGATTCCTCAACCAAGGGCCCTCCTCTTTATTGGTTTCCTTCTCT ACACGAATCTAGACGGGCGAACTTGGGACGTGTAATGGAGATTCATGGTCCGAAGCTTTTAGGAACTGAATACAAGGATCCTATAAAAAGTTTTAGCCTCTTTCAGAAATTCTCTGTTGAACATCCTGAG GCTTATTGGTCAATTGTTCTGAAGGAGCTTTCAGTTGTATTTCATGAACCGCCAAAGTGCATTCTCGACACAACTGACAAATCAAAACCTGGAGGAACATGGCTTCCAGGTTCTGTTCTGAATATTGCTGAATGCTGCCTGCAACCTGCAAGCCATCCtagtaaaaaagaagatgatgtgGCTATTGTCTGGAGGGATGAAATGGATGAATCTGTTTTGCACCATTTGAAACTGAAAGAATTTCGAGAACAAGTAAT GTTGGTGGCCAATGCACTAGATACAACATTTACGAAGGGTGATGCAATTGCTATTGATATGCCAATGACAGTCAATGCAGTTATTATATACTTGGCCATTGTATTAGCAGGATTTGTTGTTGTATCTATAGCTGACAGCTTTGCAGCTAAAGAAATTGCTACCCGTTTACGTGTCTCCAATGCAAAGGGTATCTTCACTCAG GATTTTATTCTCAGAGGAGGTCGAAAATTTCCTTTGTACAG TCGTGTTGTAGAAGCTAATTCTTGCAAGGCTATTGTGATCCCTGTGATTGGAAATGATGTAGGGCTTCAATTAAGAAATCAGGATCAGACATGGATAGATTTTTTGTCCAGTGTCAATCACCTTCCGAG GCCAAATTATTACTCTCCTGTTTATCAACCAGTAGACTCTCTGACTAATATACTTTTCTCATCCGGAACCACAGGTAGAGAAATGTTTGATATGCTTATTTTCTTACCTGTGTTTCCTCTTCCCTATTATCAACTGATCATCGAGCTTATTTATTGGTCTAAATCAGGGGATCCAAAAGCTATAGGATGGACACATCTTTCACCAATTCGATGTTCTCACGATGGATGGGCTCACGTTGACATTCAAGAAGGTGATGTCTACTGCTGGCCGACAAATTTAGGGTGGGTGATGGGACCAATTTTACTTTATTCCACCTTTTTATGTGGCGCAACTCTTGCCCTCTTCCATGGGTCTCCTCTTAGCCGGGGGTTCGGAAAGTTCGTTCAG GATGCAGGAGTTACTGTTTTAGGTACAGTTCCAAGCATAGTAAAAGCTTGGAAGAGTACCAACTGTATGGAGGGCTTAGATTGGACAAAGTTGAA ATCCTTTTGTAGTACTGGTGAGGCCTCAAATGTTGACGATGACCTTTGGCTTTCTTCGAGAGCTTATTACAAGCCCATCATTGAATGTTGTGGAGGCACAGAGCTTGCATCATCTTACATCCAAGGATGTCCATTGCAGCCACAAGCTTTTGGAGCATTTAGCACTGCATCGATGACAACAGGCTTTGTCATCCTTGATGAAAATGGTGTTTCTTAT CCAGATGACATGCCTTGTGTTGGTGAAGTGGGTTTATCCCCTCTATTAATGGGAGCAAGTGATAGATTGCTCAATGCTGATCATGACAAAGTTTACTTCAAAGGAATGCCGATGTATAAGGGAATG CAACTTAGGAGACATGGAGACATCATTAAGCGAACAGTTGGAGGCTATTTTGTTGTACAAGGCCGGGCAGATGACACCATGAATCTTGGTGGAATTAAG ACAAGTTCTGTTGAAATTGAGCGTGTCTGTGACCGTGCTGAAGAAAGCATCATGGAGACTGCCGCTATCAGTGTAGCACCAGTAGATGGGGGTCCAGAGCTATTGGTAATTTTTGTGGTGCTAAAGAAAGGATTTGATGGGGAACCAGACAAGTTGAAGATGAAATTCTCAAAAGCCATCCAAAACAATCTCAACCCTTTGTTTAAG GTGAGCTTTGTTAAGATTGTTCCTGAGTTTCCCCGAACTGCTTCTAACAAGTTACTAAGGAGAGTTTTGAGGGACCAAATGAAGGATGAGCTATCAGTTCGGAGTAAAATTTAG
- the LOC7483253 gene encoding probable CoA ligase CCL12 isoform X2, protein MMETKKSITEVGVDDIIKAGLSVEEEAKEFYRILKETIGEAKGLDPREVWRKVVDNRVLKPWHPHGVHQLVYYSVYSHWDSSTKGPPLYWFPSLHESRRANLGRVMEIHGPKLLGTEYKDPIKSFSLFQKFSVEHPEAYWSIVLKELSVVFHEPPKCILDTTDKSKPGGTWLPGSVLNIAECCLQPASHPSKKEDDVAIVWRDEMDESVLHHLKLKEFREQVMLVANALDTTFTKGDAIAIDMPMTVNAVIIYLAIVLAGFVVVSIADSFAAKEIATRLRVSNAKGIFTQDFILRGGRKFPLYSRVVEANSCKAIVIPVIGNDVGLQLRNQDQTWIDFLSSVNHLPRPNYYSPVYQPVDSLTNILFSSGTTGDPKAIGWTHLSPIRCSHDGWAHVDIQEGDVYCWPTNLGWVMGPILLYSTFLCGATLALFHGSPLSRGFGKFVQDAGVTVLGTVPSIVKAWKSTNCMEGLDWTKLKSFCSTGEASNVDDDLWLSSRAYYKPIIECCGGTELASSYIQGCPLQPQAFGAFSTASMTTGFVILDENGVSYPDDMPCVGEVGLSPLLMGASDRLLNADHDKVYFKGMPMYKGMQLRRHGDIIKRTVGGYFVVQGRADDTMNLGGIKTSSVEIERVCDRAEESIMETAAISVAPVDGGPELLVIFVVLKKGFDGEPDKLKMKFSKAIQNNLNPLFKVSFVKIVPEFPRTASNKLLRRVLRDQMKDELSVRSKI, encoded by the exons atgATGGAGACGAAGAAGAGCATAACTGAAGTGGGAGTTGATGATATAATCAAGGCAGGTTTGTCTGTGGAAGAGGAGGCTAAAGAATTCTACAGAATCCTCAAAGAAACAATTGGTGAAGCAAAAGGGTTAGACCCAAGAGAGGTTTGGAGGAAAGTGGTGGATAATAGAGTGCTAAAACCATGGCATCCTCATGGAGTGCATCAACTTGTTTATTACTCTGTCTACTCTCATTGGGATTCCTCAACCAAGGGCCCTCCTCTTTATTGGTTTCCTTCTCT ACACGAATCTAGACGGGCGAACTTGGGACGTGTAATGGAGATTCATGGTCCGAAGCTTTTAGGAACTGAATACAAGGATCCTATAAAAAGTTTTAGCCTCTTTCAGAAATTCTCTGTTGAACATCCTGAG GCTTATTGGTCAATTGTTCTGAAGGAGCTTTCAGTTGTATTTCATGAACCGCCAAAGTGCATTCTCGACACAACTGACAAATCAAAACCTGGAGGAACATGGCTTCCAGGTTCTGTTCTGAATATTGCTGAATGCTGCCTGCAACCTGCAAGCCATCCtagtaaaaaagaagatgatgtgGCTATTGTCTGGAGGGATGAAATGGATGAATCTGTTTTGCACCATTTGAAACTGAAAGAATTTCGAGAACAAGTAAT GTTGGTGGCCAATGCACTAGATACAACATTTACGAAGGGTGATGCAATTGCTATTGATATGCCAATGACAGTCAATGCAGTTATTATATACTTGGCCATTGTATTAGCAGGATTTGTTGTTGTATCTATAGCTGACAGCTTTGCAGCTAAAGAAATTGCTACCCGTTTACGTGTCTCCAATGCAAAGGGTATCTTCACTCAG GATTTTATTCTCAGAGGAGGTCGAAAATTTCCTTTGTACAG TCGTGTTGTAGAAGCTAATTCTTGCAAGGCTATTGTGATCCCTGTGATTGGAAATGATGTAGGGCTTCAATTAAGAAATCAGGATCAGACATGGATAGATTTTTTGTCCAGTGTCAATCACCTTCCGAG GCCAAATTATTACTCTCCTGTTTATCAACCAGTAGACTCTCTGACTAATATACTTTTCTCATCCGGAACCACAG GGGATCCAAAAGCTATAGGATGGACACATCTTTCACCAATTCGATGTTCTCACGATGGATGGGCTCACGTTGACATTCAAGAAGGTGATGTCTACTGCTGGCCGACAAATTTAGGGTGGGTGATGGGACCAATTTTACTTTATTCCACCTTTTTATGTGGCGCAACTCTTGCCCTCTTCCATGGGTCTCCTCTTAGCCGGGGGTTCGGAAAGTTCGTTCAG GATGCAGGAGTTACTGTTTTAGGTACAGTTCCAAGCATAGTAAAAGCTTGGAAGAGTACCAACTGTATGGAGGGCTTAGATTGGACAAAGTTGAA ATCCTTTTGTAGTACTGGTGAGGCCTCAAATGTTGACGATGACCTTTGGCTTTCTTCGAGAGCTTATTACAAGCCCATCATTGAATGTTGTGGAGGCACAGAGCTTGCATCATCTTACATCCAAGGATGTCCATTGCAGCCACAAGCTTTTGGAGCATTTAGCACTGCATCGATGACAACAGGCTTTGTCATCCTTGATGAAAATGGTGTTTCTTAT CCAGATGACATGCCTTGTGTTGGTGAAGTGGGTTTATCCCCTCTATTAATGGGAGCAAGTGATAGATTGCTCAATGCTGATCATGACAAAGTTTACTTCAAAGGAATGCCGATGTATAAGGGAATG CAACTTAGGAGACATGGAGACATCATTAAGCGAACAGTTGGAGGCTATTTTGTTGTACAAGGCCGGGCAGATGACACCATGAATCTTGGTGGAATTAAG ACAAGTTCTGTTGAAATTGAGCGTGTCTGTGACCGTGCTGAAGAAAGCATCATGGAGACTGCCGCTATCAGTGTAGCACCAGTAGATGGGGGTCCAGAGCTATTGGTAATTTTTGTGGTGCTAAAGAAAGGATTTGATGGGGAACCAGACAAGTTGAAGATGAAATTCTCAAAAGCCATCCAAAACAATCTCAACCCTTTGTTTAAG GTGAGCTTTGTTAAGATTGTTCCTGAGTTTCCCCGAACTGCTTCTAACAAGTTACTAAGGAGAGTTTTGAGGGACCAAATGAAGGATGAGCTATCAGTTCGGAGTAAAATTTAG